GTCTGTTTTCGTTCCAGGTACAGCAGTCGTTTCCCCTTCTCTGATCCAAAGAGTCTGATCTGTATACATACCCGGGAAAAAGCGAAGCATGGCTCCGATCAAAAAGATGATGAGCCCGGTATGGTTCACATAAGGGCCCCATCTGGAAAACCGGTTTTTCTCTGCCAGTATGTTGCCGTTATCTTCTTTAATTCTGTAGCGTTTGCCTGACAGAACCTTCTTCACCTGCTCAAGTGAGATCCCATGATCAGAAACCGCAAAAAGACGCTGCCTCTTCATAAAGCTTTCATGGCGTGTCACCCGCTGGTGTTTAAGCGCCCTGTAAAGAGGAACGCCCCTGTCGATGCTCACGATAATGAGAGAAATACCAAGAGCTGCAAGGAGCAGTAAAAACCACCAAGAACCATATAGGTTGTGAAAACCGAGCAGATAGAAGATTTGTCCCGGTGTCCCGTATTCCTGTTTATAATACGTCGTTGGATCCACATTGGGAGGTATGTACATTTCTTGCGGGAAAATGGTGCCGATTGCTGCTGCTATTAAAATAACAATAATGATTCCAATGCCCACTTTTACGGATGAAAAGAAGTTCCAGATCTTATCAATAAACGTTTTGTTATAGGTCTGGGAACGAATCGCGCTGCCCTCATACCTCATGTTGATCAGTTCGCGCGAATTTTCGTTGCTTAACGGCTTCCCGCACGATTCACAAATCTCAGTTCCGAACGGATTCTTGTGGCCGCATTCACATTGTATCGTTTTCAAATTTGCACACCCCGTTACGGCTTGATTTTTTCCATATACTCTTTAATCGTTTCATTAGAAAGTGATTCACTCGTTTTCTCAATGATGTTTCCGTTCTTATCAACAAGGAATGTTGTAGGAATCGGTCCGATGCCATAAGCCTTCGTCACTTCCCGCGAACCATCGAGTGGAATAGGAAAGGACAGATGAAAGCGGTCCGCAAAATTTTTCACAGAAACATTGGATTCTCCAACGTTGACGGCCAGAATCTCTACTCCATGTTTCTGATACTCTTTATATTCCTTTTGCATATATGGCATCTCGCGCTGACAAGGCTTGCACCATGTTCCCCAGAAGTTCAAGAACACTCCTTTTCCTTTGTAATCTGACAGCTGGACTTTGTTTCCCTGCAGATCCGTCAGCTCAAAATCAGGTGCCTTATCGCCCTTTTGCACACTGCCGCTCTTATCTTGAAACACATTATTGTAAAAGGTATAACCGACGGCAAGAGCTATGACGGCAAGAAGAATTGAGCGAAACACCAGTCTTCTTTTCTTTTTCAATTATGACGCCCCCATTTTATATGTTCCCAACTTAACTATAACGCTTGAAATTTTATTTATGGCCTCTCTTTTTTGACGGTTGTGTGACAGCTTGGTTGCGCAGCTGTTTCACTTCATGCGGCGTCAGTTCTCTGAATTCGCCTGGATTCAGCCCTTTCACATCTAAAAAAGCATAACGCTCCCTCTTCAGTTTCATCACCGGATGTCCGATCGCTTCAAACATTCTTCTGACTTGCCGGTTTCTACCTTCGTGTATGATCAGTTCAATAATAGAGGTCTGTTTCTTCCTGTCCCCTGAGATGAACTTCACTTTTGCA
This genomic stretch from Fictibacillus marinisediminis harbors:
- the resA gene encoding thiol-disulfide oxidoreductase ResA, yielding MKKKRRLVFRSILLAVIALAVGYTFYNNVFQDKSGSVQKGDKAPDFELTDLQGNKVQLSDYKGKGVFLNFWGTWCKPCQREMPYMQKEYKEYQKHGVEILAVNVGESNVSVKNFADRFHLSFPIPLDGSREVTKAYGIGPIPTTFLVDKNGNIIEKTSESLSNETIKEYMEKIKP